GATTAATGTTAAAATTACAAACAACGGGTAGCTCGACAAACCAGCGGATATTACCGGACCAAGCGAATGAGGTTAAGTTAATAAAGGATAAACTTAACGGCTTTTTAATGAGCGGTAACGAAATTTTTCCTGAAAGTAATCCTCCCGGTGGTGATAGGCCTGCAACAGGTAATGAAATTTCCGAGCAACCTAATCCGCCGCAACTGCCCATACGTATAGCTATTTCCAGCGGGCATAGCGCCGGCTTTTGGGGAGCCTATAATAAAGATACTGGCCTATATGAACACCTAGAGGCAGTTAAAGTGGTAGATAGAGTAACAGAAATATTGAGAGACAGGGAGGTACTAGTTGAGGTATTTCATGACAAAATGAACCGAGACCCGGATACAAACGTTAATAGAATTATAGCTTGGCACAATAATAATATAGACGAACAAGGCAATTTACATCCACGCATACGCGATTTAGATGTAAGTATACATTTTAACTCTTTTACCGTTCCTACTACCATTAATAGCAATGGTGTATGGTTTGAACCTATTAAAACCGAACGTGATATTAATGTTACACGTAATAGAATGGGCTGTGAGGTGTTATACAGATTAAGAAATGATATAACACAACAAATTGCAACCCATGTTAGCAGGGCTATACATGAAGCTAGTAGTGATATGAGTGCAGAAAGATGGCATAACCGCGGAGCAAAACCTCGCCCTCACCCTAGTTGGCAAAGACCGGAGGATCCAGATGGTCCACTTGGGTTTTTAGAAAATGAACATGCAAGAAACCCTATTTTAATAGAGGTATGTTTTGTAAACAGCCGTGCTGATGTAGCTATTTACAGGGACAGATTTGAACAAATTTGTACAGCTATAGCAGATAGCCTTACGATGGCGGTAAGAAATATAATTAGAGTTTAGTTATTGGAAGCAGTCCCCTCAAAAAGGGGGCTGCACTATAAATATTAAAACTAAAAAAAGATAAGGGTGGTATAATGTTGAAATTTTATATTAGGTCGCAAACCTTCAAACGTAATAGATTGTTCTTCTTCATTGTAAGAAATTATTGCTAAACGACGGTTGTATCGTAAATTAAGATGAGTAATACCAGTAAAGCCTATATTTAAATATTCCAAATTATGAAGGCTTCTTACATCTAAGTTAGTTAAACGGTTACCAGCTACATTAAGAGTCAATAGATTAGGAAGATTACTTAAATTAATGTCCGTTAATCTGTTAACACTCAAAGAAAGCGTCTCTAAATGAATAAGATTACTTATATCTATATAAGTTAAATGATTAAAATCAGCACTCAAAGTTTCTAAATTGCTCAGATTACTAACGTCTAGGCTAGTAAGTTCATTAAATCCAACAAAAAGTTCAATTAAATTAGTAAGGGCACTTACGTCCAAACTAGTTAACCTATTATTAGATACAGTTAGATTAGTTAGATTAATTAAATTACATAAATTAGTCATATTAGTTAAATTGGTAGAGTGTAAAATAAGCACGGTTAACCCAATTAAATATTCAATACCGCTAGAATTAGAGATGGTATTATCATAATAAACATTAAGGTATCTTCGAGCATATAAATCATCATACGGCCCCGCAACCTCTAACCTCTTCACCCTCGCCAGACTATCACTTAGTGCTTGCCCCGTAAGTCTAGCATCATTGCCTAACACTTCCGCCACCACTCTTCTCAAATTTTCATCAGGGAACAAACTAGCCAGCGTAGCGTTAGCCGTTACCGGTAAGCCTTGCCCTTGTGCGTTTATGGCTATTAGTAATAAAGCTATAGTTAATATTTTTTTCATAGTAATAGTTTAGCATAGCTTGCGGTTAAAGTAAAGCTAAAATATTAAAGTTTGGCCTGTGGGTGTAACTTTTCACTAACATTGAGTAGTTAGAGATAGTAGTTATTAACAGTTTGTCAACTTATCAGTTTTCAGTTTTCACTTTAACGAGTGTAGATAACTTTGCCGATATATGCTATAACAACAGGATAAATTATGCGTATATTATTGTTTTTATTAGCTCTTAGCTTAGCTGGCCCCCTAGCGGCCCAAACTCGGCAGCTTGGTAACACTACCATCGAGGTAAACGGGGCCGTTACCATTTTGCGCCGCCACAACGATGCCGGCCTTGTTATTTACGAGCTACACACCGCTACCGCCAACGGCCAGCGTATTTTTGAGGCCTTTGATAGTACCGAAACCGGGCAGCTAGATACCTTTTACTACTTTGATAGTGAAGGCCGTTTACTTAGGCAAGAAATAGACTCTACCGGCAACGGACAAATCGATATTATTATTTACTTAAGCGATGGGCAATTTATCGACCGTATTTGGCGTGATGAAAATGTGCACAATAACCGCGCCACTCCGCAAGGCCTATCGTAACTATGACCACCGAAACAGCCGAAAAATTAGCGGCCTCGCTCAGTGCCGAAACCGGCCGGCTTTTACCTTTTTTACCGTATTTACTGCAAGATTTTTGGACACTTGGTAGTGAGCCAAAAGTTATGGCTCAGCTGCTTAAAGACTATGCCAACCTGCCGCCTCAAGCAAAGGTGCTGGAACTTGCCTGCGGCAAAGGTGCGGTAGCTATTAAAATTGCCCAAGAGCTGCAAGTAAAGGTAAAAGGTATAGATATAATAATCGCTTTTACCGAAGTTGCCGCCCAAAAAGCTTGCGAATATAAAGTAGAT
This sequence is a window from Spirochaetaceae bacterium. Protein-coding genes within it:
- a CDS encoding N-acetylmuramoyl-L-alanine amidase; the protein is LMLKLQTTGSSTNQRILPDQANEVKLIKDKLNGFLMSGNEIFPESNPPGGDRPATGNEISEQPNPPQLPIRIAISSGHSAGFWGAYNKDTGLYEHLEAVKVVDRVTEILRDREVLVEVFHDKMNRDPDTNVNRIIAWHNNNIDEQGNLHPRIRDLDVSIHFNSFTVPTTINSNGVWFEPIKTERDINVTRNRMGCEVLYRLRNDITQQIATHVSRAIHEASSDMSAERWHNRGAKPRPHPSWQRPEDPDGPLGFLENEHARNPILIEVCFVNSRADVAIYRDRFEQICTAIADSLTMAVRNIIRV